Below is a genomic region from Sebastes umbrosus isolate fSebUmb1 chromosome 20, fSebUmb1.pri, whole genome shotgun sequence.
CATCCAGACCAGCAATCAATCAGTTCAAAACACAGATGCTTACTGTTGCCCTCAAGGCCAGTTTCTACTTCTGTTTCCTGGACATGATATTTCACTCATTTAAGATTCTCATGTGACGCATGGCACTGTGTGATTTTGATCATCACCAGTAGATGGTAAGAATaaactgtaaatgtgtgtttgtgtgtctcagagGATTCGCTCCACTGTGGATGAGAAGGAGCAGAAGCAGCTGCTGATGGATCTGGACGTGGTGATGAGGAGTAGTGACTGTCCCTACATTGTTCAGTTCTACGGCGCTCTCTTCAGAGAGGTCCGTCTCAGgctaccatcacacacacactttctttttaGACTGTTCACATTCATGTTTGAAGTGAGTGAGTTTGAAGGGACATTAGTGTGAACAGAGCTCTGCCCTGAAACGCGTCACATGCAACCaataacatcacacacacacacacacacacacacacacacacacacacacggaggacTGCCGTCCGACGGCCTGTTGATCTGAAATACTCACTGGAGTTGTTGAAGCTTAGTGACTGCCAGACTCCATCAACATATTGCTCAATTTAAAGGATCTGGGTTCCCCgttacacacacaatactcCCAAATCACAATGGATGACTTAGTATGACTCCTAAAGAAAGACCTTTCATTTCGGCTGATGTTTAACTTGAACAGCTCTTCTGTGAACTaagttaaataaactaaaataagatGTGTGACGTTAACACCGCCAATCAGCACGACCACACAATTTCTAATGTGATTTCATTAAATCAGAGTTCTGCTATATGAAACATGACATTTATCAGAAGAACTGAGTGAATTGTGAAAAGTATGTTTGATgagttaatttacattttaaatggctGACGAGGCAAAACTTCCTACTGTCGGAGCAAATCCTCCGTTGACATATTGTTACATTTAACCGATATGAGTGTTCTCACAGCGGTCGCATGGCCAATGATCGGAAATGTATCAGATTTAGGACCACATCTGTAAGAGGCCCAGATGTGATTTCTGTGTCCACACTACTCTGGACTCATGGACTATCAGATCTGTGGCACATGAGAGCCAAAAAAAATTGGATTTGGGCCACATTTGCTTGaaatgtgaatgcagcctaaaaCTCACTGACCTCAAAAGCATCGCATCCTGTTTGAGTCCTGTCTATGACCACGCTTTGCCTTTTAATGTTGACTGTGTCTACTTTATGTAGCAGCACATCTATGGAAtgtaatattgtattgataatcAGTGATCTGCGTCAGTTGTCTTTCTAACCTCTGACTCTTTGTTTCAGGGGGACTGTTGGATTTGTATGGAACTTATGGCTACCTCATTAGACAAATTCTACAAATATGTATATTGTGCATTAGATGACGTCATTCCAGAGGAAATATTAGGCAAAATAACATTAGCGGTGAGTGGGtgattagctttttttttttatacattttgatttCATACCATGCATATGATGGAAACAGaagtgatgtgttttattttgtcttcaACAGACCGTTAAAGCACTGAACCACTTAAAAGAAAACTTGAAAATAATTCACAGAGGTAAGTCTTATTCTTATATCatctgtaacaaaaaaaaagattaaaattcTGATCCAATATTTATGGAATATTGAGTACACGCCTTGTTATTAAAGATAGAACTCttagtacaaaaataaaatgttttttaaaggtaTTTAATGTAAGCACAAAATATTGGCTTTTATCAATTCAAATGTGTTATATTGGTACTTGCATTCAAAACCTTGGATCAATTCTGTTAATGTTCAGTATGAACATTAGTCAGGACTCAGTATGAAAGTGTCTCTTTCTGTCATTCTAGACATCAAACCTTCCAACATTCTAATGGACCGAACGGGTAATATCAAGCTGTGTGACTTTGGCATCAGCGGTCAGCTGGTGGACTCCATAGCCAAGACCAGAGACGCAGGCTGCAGGCCTTACATGGCGGTAAGCATGGAGATGACAGCTGAATGCATCAGGCAGACATTCAGATATCAGGATTCTGACTCAGTGAAAGCCAAATGATTTCCTTTTGGTCACTTCtacacactgtaaaatgtaaaatatgtgtaaaatatccATCATCGACTGAGAATTAGCATGCTTTTATGTTCTGCCATAAAATGTTTCACCCCTTCTGTACAACAGGAACGTAACATCAAATGCAGACAGATCATCTTATGCAACTTTGCTgagctgcaaaacattaaagcagcagtgggtagaaatggagcgaatatgatttaaaaaaagttatttttataaaacggtcactatatcctgacagatagatagatagatagatagatagatagatagataggaaaacaaccaatcagagctgacctgCAGTCTGCCGTTCAGcttccgtctctgagcagctgtcagtcacttgcaaactccgaccaaacggtcaaactaggcagcaaaatgttctcagaatcatcttgtagtgtactgtttagctgtaaaatgagaaagattgtgacccggcagccatgttgagatctgtttaAGGCCCTGCTCAGTTTTTGACCGTGACATTTGACCTCCCCACAGAAGGAGGAAAGTCTCCTGTAGGTCGACTGAAGTATggtttcttgtgtgtgtttcagcctGAGAGGATAGACCCCAGTGCTTCCAGACAAGGCTACGATGTCCGATCTGATGTGTGGAGCTTGGGGATCACCCTGGTAAGACAAATAACGGCGTCAGCTTTAACATGAAATCAGACCTTTTATAATGTCTGAGCTTTGAATGGACAGAGCTGttacagtttgtgtgtttgctttcaGTACGAGCTGGCCACAGGAAGGTTCCCGTACCCCAAGTGGAATAGTGTTTTTGATCAGCTGACACAGGTGGTGAAAGGTGAACCCCCCCACCTCAGCAACTCAGAGGAGAGGCAGTTCTCCCCCCAAGTTCATCAACTTTGTTAACCTATGGTAAGCACCATTCCACCAGCCATACATCCAGGCTGATCTGTGATCAGTGTGTGAAGTACACCACTTCATTCattactgaaaacattttaaaacaactgAGCGTCAAAGCTCTTTCTTGGCATTTTGGCTTTTGGCCAGAGCTTTCAATCACATCTCCTGGTCTTCATTAGTGGATGGAGTCCGAGCAAACAGCATTCGCTAATGAAGACCTTGAAAAGCAGTTTTAAGTCTGCTACTGAATACTTGTATCTGCTGATGGAGATGTTTTTTTGCTCTTCCTGTCCAGCCTTACGAAGGATGAATCAAAACGGCCAAAGTACAGGGAGCTGCTGGTGAGTACACGGACGTTCTTTGTGCACTCGACTCATAAATCAGATCAGGAGGACGAGCATGTGTTATGAGTCTTAATGGGgctgtccatggttctgaaaaaggttgagaattGATTTTGATGTAACCTGACAAATTAATACTACTTTACAGAATGTATTATAGAGATGTAACACAGTTTGTGTAACCACTggacagggagagagacagtgggcagagagagacagcaggcctagagagagagacagcggccctagagagagagacagcgggcctagagagagagacagcgggcctagagagagaggcagcgggcctagaaagagagacagcgggcctagagagagagagagacagtgggcgcagagagagacagcgggcctagagagagagagacagcgggcctagagagagagacagtgggcagagagagagacagcgggcctagagagagagagagacagcgggcgcagagagagacagcgggcctagagagagagagagacagtgggcgcagagagagacagcgggcctagagagagagacagcgggcctagagagagagacagtgggcagagagagagacagtgggcgcagagagagacagcgggcctagagagagagacagtgggcagagagagagacagcaggcctagagagagagacagtgggcagagagagacagcgggcctagagagagagacagtgggcagagagagacagcgggcctagagagagagacagtgggcagagagagacagcgggcctagagagagagacagcgggcctagagagagacagtgggcagagagagacagcgggcctagagagagagacagtgggcagagagagacagcgggcctagagagagagacagtgggcagagagagacagcgggcctagagagagagacagcgggcctagagagagagacagcgggcctagagagagag
It encodes:
- the map2k4b gene encoding LOW QUALITY PROTEIN: dual specificity mitogen-activated protein kinase kinase 4b (The sequence of the model RefSeq protein was modified relative to this genomic sequence to represent the inferred CDS: deleted 1 base in 1 codon) translates to MATPRPDSNSNSNITGSTSHHFHQQTQSSSMQETNTCWRCQNETGFQISLSGVSQSKRKALKLNFANPPVKPASRLPLHPTLHPTLHPTPPSFQNPHIERMRTHSIESSGKLKISPEQHCDFTAEDLRDLGEIGRGAYGSVNKMVHKPTGQIMAVKRIRSTVDEKEQKQLLMDLDVVMRSSDCPYIVQFYGALFREGDCWICMELMATSLDKFYKYVYCALDDVIPEEILGKITLATVKALNHLKENLKIIHRDIKPSNILMDRTGNIKLCDFGISGQLVDSIAKTRDAGCRPYMAPERIDPSASRQGYDVRSDVWSLGITLYELATGRFPYPKWNSVFDQLTQVVKGEPPHLSNSEERQFSPKFINFVNLCLTKDESKRPKYRELLKDSFILMYEERYVDVASYVCRILDQFPTSPISPMYVD